The DNA window CGTTTCGGGAGGTGGTACCCTTTTCAATCAGTCGGTTGACAAAGTCAGTAATTCCTTCTTTCCCCTCCGGCTCGGTGGCGCTGCGGTTCTTTCCGATGACATTGAGGGCGAATACCCGGCTGTCGGGGTTCGATTTGACTATTACCGTCAGGCCGTTGTCAAAAATCTGGCGGGCATAGCGGGCGTATCGCTTTTCTTCTTCGGAGAGAGCCCGCACTTCCGGCATCTTGAATTTCTTGCCGAGATTGAGGTCATGAATCTGAGGCGGATTTGCCCGAAAGTGCGCCAGCAGTTCTTCATCGGTCGGCCCAGCTGCTTGATACACAGCCTCGGTGTCGGACGACGCCGGAGTGACGACCGTGGCGACATAGTTTATCGGCGAGAAATATTTCTGACATGCCGCTGCAATCTCTGCCGCTGTCACCGAATCGATACGATTCTGAAATTGCCGGAAAAAATCCCAGCCGGTAATAGCCATAAGCGGCGCCACTGTAAAGCCATAGTAATGAAGTTTCTCGGACATATAGATTTCTTCGCACCGCCGGCTGACTTTATAGCCGTTCAGCAGCTCTTCCGAAGGCGGATTGTCTCCGAGGCTTTCCAGCACCGCATCGGTCAGAGCCATCATGCTGTCGGCTTTTTCCGGTTTCTCGGTGATGATTTCGATAACCAAGCGGGAGAATTCTTCTTTGGTATCAATATATGCCGAGACCGATGTTGCCAGCATTTCGCCGCCGGACGTCAGCGCCCGAATAAGCGGCGAGTTTTCCTCATCGGAGAGATAATCCTGCAGAAGCGCCATGGCAAAATATGCCGAATCGGTATAGCGGGGGGCTTCGATAGAATAATTGATATATGATGACTTCGTTTTGGCTGCGGTCTTGAATACCTGTTTGCCGCTAATGGGAGGGACAGTTATAACCGGCGCCGGCGGCAGGTCGGCTTTGGGGAACTTGCCGAATATAGACTGCACCATCACTTCCATCTGAGCCGTTTCAAAATCGCCGATAATAAGCGCCGTCATATTGTTCGGCCCGTAAAACCGCTTCCAGTAATCGATAACCGCCTCCCGCGGAATATTGGCGATAATCGATTCGTAACCGATAACGGGACGAGCGTACGGGGTTCCCGCGAGGCTTTTTTTGGCAAAATAATTCTCCGCGACCGTCCCTTCCGCGTCATTATCCTTCTTCATCTCCTCGATTACGATTTTCCGCTCCTTGGGGAATTTTTGCTCCGGGAAGATAGAGTTAAAGAGCATATCCGCCTGAGTCGCCATTCCGTAGTTGATATAGTCCTTCGGCATCAGCACCAGATAGGCGGTGAACTCCTTTCGGGTAAAGGCGTTCATATATCCCCCCAGACGTTCTATCCCCCGGGACAATTGCTCCTGGGTATTGGTGGCGGTGCCATTGAACAGGAGATGCTCAAGAAAATGGGTGGCGCCGTTGTTATAGACTGATTCATACTTGCTGCCTGATTTGACAAAGACAAGCGACGTTATCATCGGCGAGGCATGGTTCTCTTTAAGGATTATCTCCATCCCGTTGTCCAGAAAATATCTTTTTACCTTCTCCTCCTGCCCGAAAAGAGCCTGCGTGAGCAGAAGGGTAATGATGGCGGCGCCGCTGACGGAAACTGTCAGGAGACGAAAGACAGCATGATAAGGCTTCATAATTTTCCTCTAATTGTTCAAAATAAGGACATCATTTCTGACTTATACGTTTTGACCTCGGTCTGGTAACCCTAATTAATCGAAGGTCTTAACCTATTGGAAAAGGATGGCGCTGTCAAGGCGAGAATGCAGTTTGAAATTGACAATCAGCCAATTACCGATATATTGTAAGGAAATTTTTATGAAAAATCCGACCGGGATAAAATTCTTTTCTATTTTCGGCAAAACCCGAGGGTTGCTGCCGATTTTTCTATTCCTTCAGTTATTGCTGCTTTGCCCGATCTTAGGCGGCGATGCCGGGCAGGCCGGCGCCTCCCAATCTTCGGAGTCCCTGAATGCTGCCGCCCCACTGTGGGGCAATTTTGGCATGACCTCCGGGGACGCTCCGGAAGAGGGGACAGCGGTATATCTGAATATGCCGGCCGTTATCGGGGGAAACAATATCGACACCAGCCGCCCCGATACCCGCGCCGAGCTGCTTCGCTTTTCCCTGAAATTTGATTTTGCCTATAATGACCTCCTGACTACCGCCGCGGTGATTTCCCCCGAAAAAGCCTCGGAGTTTACGCTGGTTGGCGCCAAACCATCCGGTACGATGTAGTCCTCTTTTCTTTCTCTTTACTATCACTTAAACATTAATTCGAAAACATTACTATTAATTTTTATTAAGGGTATTTTATATGAAAGGACAAACCTGGCGATTAGTGCTGACGATAGGGCTTATCGTCCTTGCCTTCATCGGGTTCTGGAATACTCTCCGCTACTGGACGCTCGACGCGGCTGACAAGGAGAGAATGGAGATGCAGAAACCCGGTTCCGTTCAGGAACTTCAGAGAAAAGCGATGCGCCTCGGTCTGGACCTGCAGGGGGGCGTTCATATCGTCCTGCGGGTGATGCTGGAAAAAATTGAACCGTCAGCCAGAGCCGACGCCGTGGACCGCGCCATTCAGATTATTCGCAACCGCGTTGACTTTATCGGCGTCGCCGAGCCGGTTATCCAGCGGCAGGGGGACGACCGGATTATTGTTGACCTCCCCGGTTATACCGATGCCGCCCGGGCCGAAGAGCTTATCGGCCAGACGGCCCAGCTGGAATTTAAACTGCTCGAAACACAGGATAACGCCAACCTGATTCTGCAGAGAATCGATTCGGTGATGGCGGAAATTAACAAGGCTGAGAAAGCGGCCTCTTCCGATGAAACCACTACCGCTACGACCGAAACTGCCGCCCCTGATACCAGCGCCGCCGATACCGCCGCCAAAGATATCTTTGCCGATATTTTGGGAGAAGATACCCTGGATATCACCGAAGGGGATAGACCGTTCACTCTTTATCTCGACCCCTTCTTATTTAATTCCTCCAACAATACCCAGTGGCCCGGATATGTAGTAGCAGCAAGGGACCGTCGCTCCGTGGAAAAGATGCTGGAAAGGCCGGAAGTGAAACGGATGATACCGGAAGATGTGCAGTTTGCCTGGTCAACTCGCCCGGAGATTGTGGCGGCTCAGGAAGTCTATAAACTCTATATTCTCAAAAGCCGGGTGCAATTTTTAGGTAAGCATCTGGAGAGAATCAAACTGGGGAAAGGGCAGTATCAGGAGAACACGGTTGATTTCCGTCTTTCCGGCGAAGCCTCCGCCGCTTTTGCCCGTCTGACCGGCGCCAATATCGATAAGCCGCTGGCGATTGTCATTGACAACAAAGTGGAATCGGCCCCCTTTATCAACTCCCGCATCCGCAATGAAGGGCAGATTACCATGGGAAGCTCCGCGACCATTAAGGACGCCCAGAATCTGGAAGTGGTTTTGAAAGCGGGCGCATTACCTGCCCCGATGGAGATTATTGCCAAGAACGTGGTCGGCGCCACTCTCGGTTCCGACACAATCAGAAAAGGATTCTACTCCGCCATAGTGGGACTGTTTCTGGTTCTGGCTTATATCGCCTTTTACTATCGCCTCTCCGGTCTCATTGCCGACATCGGTCTTATCTTCAACCTTTTCTTTCTGCTGTCGATAATGGCGGCGCTCGAGGCGACTTTAACCATGCCCGGTATCGCCGGTATCATCCTGACCATCGGTATGTCGGTGGACGCCAATATCCTTATATTCGAGCGAATAAGAGAAGAGCTGCGCTCGGGCAAGACGGTGCGGGCGTCGATTGATGCCGGCTATCACCGCGCCTGGGCGGCGATTCTCGACGGTCATGTCACCACCCTGATTACCGCCGCCGCTCTGTATATTATCGGCGCCGGCTCCATCCGCGGCTTTGCCGTGTCGCTCTTCTGGGGTGTGTTGATTTCGCTGTTCACCGCATACGTAATCACCAAGTTGATTTTCGATATGCGTAAACATAAACAAACCTTGAGCATATAGCAGGCGAGGCGAATATGTTTTCATTAATTGGCGTACCAAATATAGATTTCATCGGGAAGAGAAAAATATCCTTCCTGGTCTCGGCGCTGCTGGTGGTGGTCGGCATCATCGGCTTCATCATGGTCTCCCTGGGCAAGGCTAATAT is part of the Candidatus Zixiibacteriota bacterium genome and encodes:
- a CDS encoding pitrilysin family protein, whose product is MKPYHAVFRLLTVSVSGAAIITLLLTQALFGQEEKVKRYFLDNGMEIILKENHASPMITSLVFVKSGSKYESVYNNGATHFLEHLLFNGTATNTQEQLSRGIERLGGYMNAFTRKEFTAYLVLMPKDYINYGMATQADMLFNSIFPEQKFPKERKIVIEEMKKDNDAEGTVAENYFAKKSLAGTPYARPVIGYESIIANIPREAVIDYWKRFYGPNNMTALIIGDFETAQMEVMVQSIFGKFPKADLPPAPVITVPPISGKQVFKTAAKTKSSYINYSIEAPRYTDSAYFAMALLQDYLSDEENSPLIRALTSGGEMLATSVSAYIDTKEEFSRLVIEIITEKPEKADSMMALTDAVLESLGDNPPSEELLNGYKVSRRCEEIYMSEKLHYYGFTVAPLMAITGWDFFRQFQNRIDSVTAAEIAAACQKYFSPINYVATVVTPASSDTEAVYQAAGPTDEELLAHFRANPPQIHDLNLGKKFKMPEVRALSEEEKRYARYARQIFDNGLTVIVKSNPDSRVFALNVIGKNRSATEPEGKEGITDFVNRLIEKGTTSRNAEQLSQELASIGAKVTLYDNPWIPYDDRYTTRQFSFMKFETIDEFTVKGIELFSDMIAHPVFDSAEVEKVRAEIMGLLGRNSGSTYKIARDKFYATLFSGTAYGRNIEGSPMSIGSITIDDLKAHHRRIYSPENMIITVGTNDDPQKVMSLLKISFERIPKSGFTPIEATRPANPSGIKTAHHKMEKEQIYIYLGNLLPSAKSPDAAALDVTASVLSKRLQKVLREEQGLAYSVGAGVTLDRNFGWFICSIGTGVANFARARDGIIAEIEKLKTEMPSKEEVEEAINSIWGSNLTANLSRINQAYYMGVNEYLGLGYDHDDVYIDEIRKIDRGLVLRTARRYFDTKNYVMATAGNLEN
- the secD gene encoding protein translocase subunit SecD, which translates into the protein MKGQTWRLVLTIGLIVLAFIGFWNTLRYWTLDAADKERMEMQKPGSVQELQRKAMRLGLDLQGGVHIVLRVMLEKIEPSARADAVDRAIQIIRNRVDFIGVAEPVIQRQGDDRIIVDLPGYTDAARAEELIGQTAQLEFKLLETQDNANLILQRIDSVMAEINKAEKAASSDETTTATTETAAPDTSAADTAAKDIFADILGEDTLDITEGDRPFTLYLDPFLFNSSNNTQWPGYVVAARDRRSVEKMLERPEVKRMIPEDVQFAWSTRPEIVAAQEVYKLYILKSRVQFLGKHLERIKLGKGQYQENTVDFRLSGEASAAFARLTGANIDKPLAIVIDNKVESAPFINSRIRNEGQITMGSSATIKDAQNLEVVLKAGALPAPMEIIAKNVVGATLGSDTIRKGFYSAIVGLFLVLAYIAFYYRLSGLIADIGLIFNLFFLLSIMAALEATLTMPGIAGIILTIGMSVDANILIFERIREELRSGKTVRASIDAGYHRAWAAILDGHVTTLITAAALYIIGAGSIRGFAVSLFWGVLISLFTAYVITKLIFDMRKHKQTLSI